One Chlorobaculum limnaeum genomic window carries:
- a CDS encoding peptide-binding protein — MRKSLLAIAALLFVTLFAGCGPKSQNKHPDTIVVALSADFDHLNPLLIQMSLAREVCTMIYPSLVRPSFDEKIGAISYQPNAAERWEFAPDGRSVTFHLKHDAVWEDGKPLTSKDFSYSYRLYADPAVASSRQDYLNDLLLKPDGSVDFDRAVETPDDKTLVLRFNKPMSESIVLDHFNDLMPVAEHLFRSIPATEIRQRAATLPVVGTGPFKLKEWQRQSKLTLVSSPTSVLPHPAATPAVTFMVVPEYTTRLAMLKSGQIDALVSAGGINPKDAVEMARSNPDISIIPVADRYFDSVVWLNIDGEAWRNGKRIAPNRFFGDRRVRQAMTYAIDRQAIIDGFMGPDYATIVNTTLSPAYTSIIDRSLPAYGYDPGKALALLKEAGWTPGPDGILQKNGLKFSFELAAPTGNPRRNYAANIIQQNLREIGIDCRLRFDESLMFNKNQNQYRYDAALSGMAAETLPFQLVIWGSDFEKKPFNSSAFQNTDLDRVVAKLTGPLPQAEQAKLWKEYQQILANEQPRTFLYYYAELEGFNERVKNVKLSLLATLGNMYDWKVKSVDN; from the coding sequence ATGCGCAAATCCCTGCTCGCCATCGCCGCCCTCCTCTTCGTGACGCTGTTCGCGGGCTGCGGGCCGAAATCGCAGAACAAGCATCCCGACACCATCGTGGTGGCGCTCTCCGCCGATTTCGACCATCTCAATCCGCTGCTCATCCAGATGTCGCTCGCCCGCGAGGTGTGCACGATGATCTATCCGTCGCTGGTCAGGCCGTCGTTCGACGAGAAAATCGGCGCGATCTCCTACCAACCGAACGCCGCCGAGCGCTGGGAGTTTGCGCCGGACGGGCGGAGCGTCACCTTTCACCTCAAACACGATGCAGTCTGGGAGGATGGCAAGCCGCTCACCTCAAAGGATTTCAGCTATTCGTACCGCCTCTACGCCGACCCCGCCGTGGCGAGCAGCCGACAGGACTACCTCAACGACCTGCTCCTCAAGCCGGACGGTTCGGTCGATTTCGACAGGGCGGTTGAGACGCCGGACGACAAGACGCTCGTGCTGCGCTTCAACAAGCCGATGTCGGAGAGCATCGTGCTCGATCACTTCAACGACCTGATGCCGGTCGCCGAGCACCTCTTCCGCTCGATCCCCGCCACCGAGATTCGCCAGCGGGCGGCCACCCTACCGGTCGTCGGCACCGGCCCGTTCAAGCTCAAGGAGTGGCAACGCCAGTCGAAGCTGACGCTCGTTTCCAGCCCAACCTCGGTTCTGCCCCATCCGGCGGCGACGCCCGCCGTGACCTTCATGGTGGTGCCGGAGTACACGACGCGCCTGGCGATGCTCAAGTCTGGGCAGATCGACGCGCTCGTCTCGGCGGGCGGCATCAATCCGAAAGACGCCGTGGAGATGGCGCGGAGCAACCCTGATATTTCGATCATCCCGGTGGCCGACCGCTATTTCGACAGCGTCGTGTGGCTGAACATCGACGGCGAAGCGTGGCGCAACGGCAAGCGGATCGCGCCGAACCGCTTTTTCGGCGACCGCCGCGTTCGGCAGGCGATGACGTATGCCATCGACCGGCAGGCGATCATCGACGGCTTCATGGGACCGGATTACGCCACCATCGTCAACACCACGCTCTCGCCCGCCTACACCTCGATCATCGACCGGTCGCTGCCCGCCTACGGGTACGATCCCGGAAAGGCGCTCGCCCTGCTGAAGGAGGCTGGCTGGACGCCGGGGCCGGACGGCATCTTGCAGAAGAACGGCCTGAAGTTCTCGTTCGAACTCGCCGCCCCGACCGGCAACCCGAGGCGCAACTACGCGGCCAACATCATCCAGCAGAACCTCCGCGAAATCGGCATCGACTGCCGCCTGCGCTTCGACGAGTCACTCATGTTCAACAAGAACCAGAACCAGTACCGCTACGACGCCGCCCTCTCAGGAATGGCCGCCGAAACGCTCCCCTTCCAGCTCGTCATCTGGGGATCGGACTTCGAGAAAAAGCCCTTCAACTCCTCAGCCTTCCAGAACACCGACCTCGACCGCGTCGTCGCCAAACTCACCGGCCCACTGCCGCAAGCCGAACAGGCAAAACTCTGGAAAGAGTACCAGCAAATTCTCGCCAATGAACAGCCGCGAACCTTCCTGTATTATTATGCAGAGCTTGAAGGATTCAACGAACGGGTAAAGAATGTGAAGCTCAGCCTGCTGGCGACGTTGGGGAATATGTATGATTGGAAAGTGAAGTCAGTTGACAATTGA
- a CDS encoding HigA family addiction module antitoxin produces the protein MIRIPTDREPTHPGELLLEEFLIPMNITQRQLADAIQVPYQRINEIINGKRGITSSTALRLAKYFGNTPDFWMNLQIRADLYDATKKEESILQRITPIKLNSNQEEIV, from the coding sequence ATGATACGCATTCCAACAGACCGCGAACCAACGCATCCCGGAGAGTTGCTGCTCGAAGAGTTTCTCATTCCGATGAACATTACGCAGCGCCAACTGGCCGACGCCATTCAGGTGCCCTACCAGCGAATCAACGAAATCATCAACGGCAAGCGCGGCATCACAAGCTCGACCGCACTGCGTCTGGCAAAATATTTCGGCAATACCCCCGATTTCTGGATGAACCTCCAGATACGCGCTGACCTTTATGATGCGACAAAAAAAGAGGAATCGATTCTTCAGCGCATCACGCCGATCAAATTGAACTCGAATCAGGAAGAAATCGTGTGA
- a CDS encoding TIGR04282 family arsenosugar biosynthesis glycosyltransferase, with the protein MNRRNDKLLIVFSKNPVAGRVKTRLASAIGDAEALRIYEQLREITREAVAGVDAAKAIAYSEFIPDADLLLTGDAEAWLQDGGDLGERMHRAFVKGFSLGFSRVALIGTDCPEISPFILDLAFQKLDECDLVLGPARDGGFYLSALKRPFPELFLNRTWSTSSVLNDSQRIAREHSRTCELLPALSDIDTFDDLKSSGLWTPEYD; encoded by the coding sequence ATGAACCGCCGGAACGACAAATTGCTGATCGTCTTCTCGAAGAATCCCGTCGCCGGGCGAGTCAAAACACGACTGGCCTCGGCGATTGGCGACGCCGAAGCGCTGCGCATCTACGAGCAGCTCCGGGAGATCACCCGAGAGGCCGTGGCTGGCGTCGATGCCGCAAAAGCCATCGCCTACTCGGAGTTCATTCCCGACGCCGACCTGCTCCTGACCGGCGACGCGGAAGCGTGGCTGCAAGATGGAGGCGACCTCGGCGAGCGAATGCATCGCGCCTTCGTGAAAGGCTTCTCGCTCGGCTTCAGCCGCGTCGCGCTCATCGGCACCGACTGCCCGGAGATCAGCCCGTTCATCCTCGATCTCGCCTTTCAGAAACTCGACGAATGCGACCTGGTGCTCGGCCCGGCGCGGGATGGCGGCTTTTATCTCTCAGCCCTGAAGCGACCCTTCCCGGAGCTTTTTCTCAACAGAACCTGGAGCACATCGAGCGTGCTGAACGACTCGCAGCGCATCGCGCGTGAGCATAGCAGAACGTGCGAGCTGCTCCCGGCGCTCTCCGACATCGACACCTTCGACGACCTCAAATCGAGCGGCTTATGGACTCCGGAATACGACTGA
- a CDS encoding Lrp/AsnC family transcriptional regulator: protein MSGHLDLIDLKIIESLGGNGRIRLSELAEVVGLSIPSVSERLDKLQKNGIIKGFTMEVDERQLGFDIQAFVRVRVDSSKHYKSFMEHVMKEEEIMECYSVTGEGSHILKVMTHNTASLERFLSRIQSWPGVLGTNTSFVLSQLKKNNRICAEIVRNNLQDRQVLITFDEKKSRK, encoded by the coding sequence ATGTCCGGACACCTTGACCTCATAGACCTGAAGATCATCGAATCCCTTGGCGGCAACGGACGGATACGTCTGAGTGAGCTGGCCGAGGTTGTCGGCCTGTCGATTCCTTCGGTCAGCGAGCGCCTCGACAAGCTTCAGAAGAACGGTATCATCAAGGGGTTCACGATGGAGGTCGACGAGCGTCAGCTCGGTTTCGACATCCAGGCGTTCGTGCGCGTCCGCGTCGATTCTTCGAAGCATTACAAGTCGTTCATGGAGCATGTCATGAAAGAGGAGGAGATCATGGAATGCTACTCCGTCACCGGAGAAGGCTCGCATATTCTCAAGGTCATGACGCATAACACCGCGTCGCTCGAACGCTTCCTGTCCCGCATCCAGAGCTGGCCGGGAGTGCTTGGCACCAATACGAGTTTCGTGCTTTCGCAGTTGAAGAAGAACAATCGGATCTGCGCCGAAATCGTTCGCAACAACTTGCAGGACAGGCAGGTGCTGATCACCTTCGATGAAAAGAAATCGAGAAAATAA
- a CDS encoding secondary thiamine-phosphate synthase enzyme YjbQ, whose amino-acid sequence MKSYHKELWMEVPSRMDFVNITRDVSRALDESGIREGLCLVNAMHITASVFINDDEPGLHADYKQWLENLAPHDPSRYRHNRTGEDNGDAHHKRQIMGREVVVAVTKSQLHLGPWEQIFYGEFDGHRRKRVLIKIIGE is encoded by the coding sequence ATGAAATCGTATCACAAGGAACTCTGGATGGAGGTGCCGTCCAGGATGGATTTCGTCAACATCACCCGCGACGTTTCGCGCGCGCTCGACGAGAGCGGCATCCGCGAGGGACTGTGCCTGGTCAACGCCATGCACATCACGGCATCGGTCTTCATCAACGACGACGAACCCGGCCTGCACGCCGACTACAAGCAGTGGCTTGAAAATCTCGCGCCGCACGACCCGTCGCGCTACCGCCACAACCGCACCGGCGAAGACAATGGCGACGCCCACCACAAACGCCAGATCATGGGTCGCGAAGTGGTGGTGGCCGTCACCAAAAGCCAGCTCCACCTCGGCCCCTGGGAACAGATCTTCTACGGCGAATTCGACGGCCACCGCCGAAAAAGGGTACTCATCAAAATCATCGGAGAATAA
- the dut gene encoding dUTP diphosphatase, which translates to MIKVKIVRLNQKAILPAYATAHAAGMDVSACLDAPVTVAPAASALIPTGFAIELPEGHEAQLRPRSGLALRHLISLPNSPATIDADYRGEVGVILINHGREPFTVNHGDRIAQMVVAKVDHVVFEEVEELSDTARGEGGFGHTGVQAKAGD; encoded by the coding sequence ATGATCAAGGTAAAAATAGTTCGACTCAATCAAAAGGCGATCCTGCCGGCTTATGCCACCGCACATGCCGCCGGGATGGATGTGTCGGCGTGTCTCGACGCGCCCGTGACCGTCGCGCCCGCCGCGTCGGCGCTGATTCCGACTGGTTTCGCCATCGAGCTGCCGGAGGGGCACGAGGCGCAGCTCAGGCCGAGGAGCGGGCTGGCGCTTCGGCATCTGATCTCCCTGCCCAACTCGCCCGCGACCATCGACGCCGACTATCGCGGCGAGGTGGGCGTGATTCTCATCAATCACGGGCGCGAGCCCTTCACGGTCAACCACGGCGACCGCATTGCGCAAATGGTGGTGGCGAAGGTCGATCACGTAGTGTTCGAGGAGGTCGAAGAGCTTTCCGATACGGCGAGAGGTGAGGGCGGTTTCGGCCACACAGGGGTTCAGGCGAAGGCGGGCGACTGA
- a CDS encoding TIGR04283 family arsenosugar biosynthesis glycosyltransferase: protein MDSGIRLSIVIPAWNEEAGIARTLETLLRLTAERGDTEIIVSVSGDDRTEAIAGTYPVSVCRSEKGRAVQMNAGAKLASGAVLYFLHADTTPPPSFRDDILSAIGRGAEAGCFQMTFDDDDWLMQLYGWFTKFPLQLCRGGDQSLFITHELFRRIGGFDKRLRIMEDIEIIERIQRHAAFHILDSTVVTSARKYRDNGTIRLQAIFGTIHLMYALGFSQEDMLGFYRKSIR, encoded by the coding sequence ATGGACTCCGGAATACGACTGAGCATCGTCATCCCGGCCTGGAACGAAGAGGCCGGAATCGCCCGTACGCTCGAAACGCTGCTCCGGTTGACGGCGGAGCGCGGCGACACGGAAATCATCGTCAGCGTGTCGGGCGACGACCGCACCGAAGCGATTGCCGGAACCTATCCCGTCAGCGTCTGCCGCTCCGAAAAAGGACGCGCCGTGCAGATGAACGCCGGCGCGAAACTTGCGTCAGGGGCGGTGCTGTATTTCCTGCACGCCGACACCACTCCCCCGCCCTCGTTCCGCGACGACATTCTCTCGGCCATCGGGCGCGGTGCAGAGGCTGGCTGCTTCCAGATGACCTTCGACGATGACGACTGGCTCATGCAGCTCTACGGCTGGTTCACAAAATTTCCGCTTCAGCTCTGCCGTGGCGGTGACCAGTCGCTGTTCATCACGCACGAGCTGTTCAGGCGCATCGGCGGCTTTGACAAGCGGTTGCGGATCATGGAGGATATCGAGATCATCGAGCGCATCCAGCGCCACGCCGCATTCCACATCCTCGACTCGACGGTCGTCACCTCGGCGCGAAAGTACCGTGACAACGGCACCATCCGGTTGCAAGCGATCTTCGGCACGATTCACCTGATGTACGCACTCGGCTTCAGCCAGGAGGATATGCTCGGTTTTTACCGGAAGTCGATCCGGTAA
- a CDS encoding FAD-dependent oxidoreductase has protein sequence MKVAIFGAGVAGLSAAIELVDRGHTVELYEKRKVLGGKVSVWKDNDGDSIESGLHIVFGGYAQLQEYLKKVGAADNYLWKEHSLIYAEPDGKQSFSRKANLPSPWAEVVGGLQADFLTMWDKISLIKGLWPALAGNEEYFRSQDHMTYSEWHRLHGASEHSLQKLWKAIALAMNFIEPNVISARPMITIFKYFGTNYAATKFAFFRKNPGDSMIEPMRQYIQSKGGRIFIDARLARFELNDDQTIKRAVLRDGHNIEADAYISALPVHSVKKIVPNEWLQHDYFRNLHQFVGSPVANCQLWFDRKITDTDNLMFSQGTTFATFADVSITCPEDFQSGMGSANGGSVMSLVLAPAHQLMGLPNDVITEMVMKEINDRFPKSRGAKLLKSTIVKIPESVYKAVPDVDQYRPDQVSPIRNFFLAGDYTDQHYLASMEGAALSGKQVAEKLHQRLGR, from the coding sequence TTGAAAGTAGCCATATTCGGAGCAGGTGTCGCCGGTCTCAGCGCGGCCATCGAACTGGTCGATCGCGGCCATACCGTCGAGCTGTACGAAAAACGCAAGGTGCTCGGCGGAAAAGTTTCGGTCTGGAAAGACAATGACGGCGACTCGATAGAGTCCGGCCTGCACATCGTTTTCGGCGGTTACGCCCAGCTTCAGGAGTACCTGAAAAAGGTCGGAGCGGCTGACAATTACCTCTGGAAGGAGCACTCGCTCATCTACGCCGAGCCGGACGGCAAGCAGTCCTTCTCCAGGAAAGCCAACCTGCCCAGCCCCTGGGCTGAAGTGGTCGGCGGCTTGCAGGCGGACTTCCTCACCATGTGGGACAAGATTTCGCTCATCAAGGGGCTCTGGCCCGCGCTCGCCGGAAACGAGGAGTATTTCCGCAGCCAGGATCACATGACCTACTCCGAGTGGCACCGGCTGCACGGCGCGTCGGAGCACTCGCTCCAGAAGCTCTGGAAGGCGATAGCGCTGGCCATGAACTTCATCGAGCCGAACGTCATCAGCGCCCGGCCCATGATCACGATCTTCAAATATTTCGGCACGAACTACGCTGCCACGAAATTCGCCTTCTTCCGCAAAAATCCCGGCGACTCGATGATCGAGCCGATGCGGCAGTACATTCAGAGCAAGGGTGGCCGCATCTTCATCGACGCCCGCCTGGCGCGCTTCGAGCTGAATGACGACCAGACCATCAAGCGCGCCGTGCTGCGCGACGGCCACAATATCGAAGCCGACGCCTACATCTCCGCGCTGCCGGTGCACAGCGTCAAGAAAATCGTGCCGAACGAATGGCTTCAGCACGACTACTTCCGCAACCTGCACCAGTTCGTCGGCAGCCCGGTGGCCAACTGCCAGCTCTGGTTCGACCGGAAAATTACCGACACCGACAACCTGATGTTCTCGCAGGGCACCACCTTCGCCACCTTCGCGGACGTCTCGATCACCTGCCCCGAAGACTTCCAGTCGGGCATGGGCTCGGCGAACGGCGGCAGCGTGATGAGCCTCGTGCTCGCGCCCGCCCACCAGCTCATGGGCCTGCCGAACGACGTCATCACCGAGATGGTAATGAAAGAGATTAACGACCGCTTCCCGAAGTCGCGAGGCGCGAAGCTGCTCAAATCGACCATCGTCAAGATTCCCGAATCGGTGTACAAGGCGGTGCCGGACGTCGATCAGTACCGTCCCGATCAGGTCAGCCCGATCCGCAACTTCTTCCTCGCGGGCGACTACACCGACCAGCACTACCTCGCCTCGATGGAGGGCGCGGCCCTCAGCGGCAAACAGGTAGCCGAAAAGCTGCACCAGAGGCTGGGAAGGTAA
- the bshB1 gene encoding bacillithiol biosynthesis deacetylase BshB1, with product MTLTAPTQPVYALAFGAHPDDVELACGATLLKIMDEGQQVAVCDLTAGEMGTLGTAETRRMEAALATERMGYAAREQLDLGDSELFYSKENLHKIIRIIRKYQPETVICNPPDERHPDHMKASRLVYDACYYAGLRKIETLDGEQPQAAHRPRHLLYYIQFKQLDPHIIVDVSATFERSRGGIEAFGTQFHRKEGSDEPQTMINRKEFLPGLEARARALGEQIGAMYGEGFLLPTALGIGHFTSVFPARS from the coding sequence ATGACCTTGACCGCACCCACTCAACCGGTTTACGCGCTCGCTTTCGGCGCGCATCCCGACGATGTCGAACTTGCCTGCGGAGCGACCCTCCTGAAAATCATGGACGAAGGACAGCAAGTGGCCGTCTGCGACCTCACCGCCGGGGAGATGGGCACGCTCGGCACCGCCGAAACCCGCCGCATGGAGGCCGCGCTCGCCACCGAACGCATGGGTTACGCGGCGCGGGAACAGCTCGATCTCGGCGATTCGGAACTGTTTTACAGCAAAGAAAATCTGCACAAAATCATCCGCATCATCCGCAAATACCAGCCCGAAACGGTCATCTGCAACCCGCCGGACGAGCGCCATCCCGATCACATGAAGGCCTCGCGGCTCGTTTACGACGCCTGCTACTACGCCGGTCTACGCAAGATCGAGACCCTCGACGGCGAACAGCCGCAAGCCGCTCACCGCCCGCGCCACCTGCTCTATTACATCCAGTTCAAGCAGCTCGATCCGCACATCATCGTGGATGTCTCGGCGACATTCGAGCGGTCGCGAGGCGGCATCGAGGCGTTCGGCACGCAGTTCCACCGCAAGGAGGGAAGCGACGAGCCGCAGACCATGATCAACCGCAAGGAGTTCCTGCCGGGCCTCGAAGCACGCGCGAGAGCCTTGGGCGAGCAGATCGGCGCGATGTACGGCGAGGGTTTCCTCCTGCCGACGGCGCTCGGCATCGGCCACTTCACGAGCGTCTTTCCTGCCCGCAGCTGA
- a CDS encoding glutamine synthetase III: MSNESKKTVTSYYGALTFGTEAMRDRLPKEVFKALQETIKAGKKLPADIAGVVAHGMKEWAMEHGATHYTHWFQPMTGTTAEKHDAFLSTERDGSVIERFSGEQLIQGEPDASSFPSGGMRSTFEARGYTAWDISSPAFLMKGGKGMTLCIPTVFISYHGEALDEKTPLLRSMDAVSKAAIRLLDTLGIKGVQRVITNAGPEQEYFLIDKKFYSQRPDLVMTGRTLLGALPPKGQQLEDHYFGSIPDRVLEFMQEVEEELFLLGIPAKTRHNEVAPHQFEIAPIFEQANIASDHNLLIMEVMRKVAEKKGFALLLFEKPFAGINGSGKHNNWSIGIDGGMNLLDPGDTPESNISFLVFLVAVLKGVLKRSAILRASVASIGNDHRLGANEAPPAVVTVFLGDLLERVLDAIESGKVDLKTEKQILDLGLGQVPLLNKDYTDRNRTSPFAFTGNKFEFRAVGSSQPISVPNTVLNTLMAEAVDDLNAEILAKIEGGMSKEDAILAAVREGITATKAVRYPGDNYSEDLQRAAAERGLPNMKNTPESVRAWTDKDTIAMFVKYGVLTAEEIDSRYNVRIERYVKGIDIEARTLLLMVKTMVIPDTSEYQGDLASSFNNLVAAAESIGLSEGAFNSQAGHLRTLAEDLSRLIELTSILEETIEEMEEQESELDKADFCAARLLPCMNAIREVADKIEVQVDRSRWQLPTYSEMLFEH; this comes from the coding sequence TTGAGTAACGAGAGCAAAAAAACAGTAACGTCCTACTACGGCGCATTGACCTTCGGCACCGAAGCCATGCGCGACAGACTTCCCAAAGAGGTGTTCAAGGCTTTGCAGGAGACGATCAAAGCGGGCAAAAAGCTTCCCGCCGACATCGCCGGTGTTGTCGCTCACGGCATGAAGGAGTGGGCGATGGAACATGGCGCCACCCACTATACCCACTGGTTCCAGCCGATGACCGGCACCACCGCCGAGAAACACGACGCTTTCCTCTCCACCGAGAGAGATGGCAGCGTGATCGAGCGTTTCTCGGGCGAGCAGCTCATCCAGGGCGAGCCTGACGCTTCGAGCTTCCCGTCGGGCGGCATGCGTTCGACCTTCGAGGCCCGCGGCTACACCGCATGGGATATCTCCAGCCCGGCGTTCCTCATGAAGGGCGGCAAGGGCATGACCCTTTGCATCCCGACCGTATTCATCTCCTACCACGGCGAGGCGCTCGACGAAAAGACTCCGCTGCTCCGCTCGATGGACGCCGTCAGCAAAGCCGCTATCCGCCTGCTCGACACCCTCGGCATCAAGGGCGTGCAGCGCGTGATCACCAACGCCGGCCCGGAACAGGAGTACTTCCTGATCGACAAGAAATTCTATTCGCAGCGTCCTGACCTCGTCATGACCGGCCGCACCCTGCTTGGTGCCCTGCCGCCGAAGGGCCAGCAGCTCGAAGACCACTACTTCGGCTCGATCCCGGATCGCGTGCTCGAGTTCATGCAGGAGGTCGAAGAGGAGCTCTTCCTGCTCGGCATTCCGGCCAAGACCCGTCACAACGAGGTGGCTCCGCACCAGTTCGAGATCGCTCCGATCTTCGAGCAGGCCAACATCGCCTCCGACCACAACCTGCTCATCATGGAGGTGATGCGCAAGGTGGCCGAAAAGAAAGGCTTTGCGCTGCTGCTGTTCGAAAAGCCCTTCGCAGGCATCAACGGCTCCGGCAAGCACAACAACTGGTCGATCGGCATCGACGGCGGCATGAACCTCCTCGATCCAGGTGACACTCCCGAGTCCAACATCAGCTTCCTCGTCTTCCTCGTCGCCGTGCTCAAGGGCGTGCTGAAACGCTCCGCGATTCTTCGCGCATCGGTCGCCAGCATTGGCAACGACCACCGTCTCGGCGCCAATGAGGCTCCGCCGGCGGTCGTCACGGTCTTCCTCGGCGATCTGCTCGAGCGCGTGCTCGACGCCATCGAGAGCGGCAAGGTCGATCTCAAGACCGAGAAGCAGATTCTCGACCTCGGTCTCGGCCAGGTTCCGCTGCTCAACAAGGACTACACCGACCGTAACCGCACCTCGCCGTTCGCCTTCACCGGCAACAAGTTCGAGTTCCGCGCCGTTGGTTCCAGCCAGCCGATTTCGGTGCCGAACACGGTGCTCAACACCCTCATGGCCGAAGCGGTCGATGACCTGAACGCCGAAATCCTCGCCAAGATCGAGGGCGGCATGTCCAAGGAGGACGCCATTCTGGCCGCCGTGCGCGAAGGCATCACCGCCACCAAAGCCGTGCGCTACCCTGGCGACAACTACAGCGAAGACCTCCAAAGGGCTGCCGCCGAACGTGGCCTGCCGAACATGAAGAACACCCCGGAATCGGTTCGCGCCTGGACCGACAAGGACACCATCGCCATGTTCGTCAAGTATGGCGTGCTGACCGCCGAGGAGATCGACTCCCGCTACAACGTACGCATCGAGCGTTACGTCAAAGGCATCGACATCGAGGCCCGTACGCTCCTGCTGATGGTCAAGACCATGGTCATTCCGGACACTTCGGAGTACCAGGGCGACCTGGCCAGCTCGTTCAACAACCTCGTGGCTGCCGCCGAGTCGATCGGCCTATCCGAAGGGGCCTTCAACAGCCAGGCTGGTCACCTCAGGACTCTGGCCGAGGATCTGTCCAGGCTCATCGAACTCACCTCTATTCTCGAAGAGACCATCGAAGAGATGGAGGAGCAGGAGAGCGAGCTCGACAAGGCCGACTTCTGCGCGGCAAGGCTTCTGCCCTGCATGAACGCCATCCGCGAAGTGGCCGACAAGATCGAAGTCCAGGTCGACCGCAGCCGCTGGCAGCTTCCGACCTACTCCGAGATGCTTTTCGAGCACTGA
- a CDS encoding type II toxin-antitoxin system RelE/ParE family toxin — protein sequence MIQSFKNGETEAIFNGKQTKAALKICPVDLWRTAQRKLDQLDSVLMLEELRIPPGNHLEALSGDRAGQFSIRINQQYRICFLWTASGPAEVEIVDYH from the coding sequence GTGATACAATCATTCAAGAACGGCGAGACCGAAGCGATTTTCAATGGCAAACAGACAAAGGCCGCTCTGAAAATATGCCCCGTTGATCTGTGGAGAACCGCGCAAAGAAAGTTGGATCAGCTCGACTCGGTACTAATGCTTGAAGAGTTGCGAATTCCGCCGGGCAATCATCTCGAAGCACTGTCGGGTGATCGGGCTGGTCAGTTCAGCATCAGGATTAACCAGCAATACAGAATCTGTTTTCTCTGGACTGCATCAGGCCCTGCCGAGGTAGAAATAGTGGATTATCATTGA
- the csmH gene encoding chlorosome envelope protein H, whose amino-acid sequence MANEETSKPAAGAPKPAGQEQGSNVGNGDMAHLIGNMGILIDTTIESVQGVLNTVSTATGQIIEGVSTTINSDQVKGIIDNVNSVSGQLIEGVTNTLKSETIQNSFNELGKFWTGMISNLNSTVNSDQVKSLFDNVSAGINQLAGSIFSQGMPPVFMGGGEEKRKLVQQIPMVRSSEAKPAPQPAPESEPKA is encoded by the coding sequence ATGGCCAACGAAGAAACCAGCAAACCAGCCGCCGGAGCACCCAAACCCGCGGGACAAGAACAGGGATCCAACGTCGGCAACGGCGACATGGCTCATCTGATCGGCAACATGGGGATTCTGATCGATACGACCATAGAATCCGTGCAGGGGGTGCTCAACACAGTCAGCACTGCCACCGGCCAGATTATCGAAGGGGTTTCGACAACCATCAATTCCGATCAGGTCAAGGGGATCATCGACAACGTCAATTCGGTCTCGGGCCAGCTCATCGAGGGCGTGACCAACACCCTGAAATCGGAAACCATCCAGAACTCGTTCAACGAGCTGGGCAAATTCTGGACGGGAATGATTTCGAACCTCAACTCGACGGTCAACTCCGACCAGGTCAAGAGCCTGTTCGACAACGTCAGCGCGGGCATCAACCAGCTTGCAGGAAGCATCTTTTCTCAGGGCATGCCTCCCGTGTTCATGGGCGGCGGCGAAGAGAAGAGAAAACTGGTGCAGCAGATTCCCATGGTGCGCTCTTCTGAAGCCAAACCGGCACCCCAGCCAGCCCCGGAAAGCGAGCCAAAAGCGTAA